In Triticum aestivum cultivar Chinese Spring chromosome 5B, IWGSC CS RefSeq v2.1, whole genome shotgun sequence, the following proteins share a genomic window:
- the LOC123114576 gene encoding uncharacterized protein, with amino-acid sequence MQENPSGVKPLDYDSTISTPASSTIATPRLQPPTAISPAARRHPAPSPAAGRHQPAARLPPPAAPPPASSRPRGKTLASSRQQPRRLHERAPASTNGRRLDDRSRHVDDPQVAVTSTIRPPHEQPRPRSMEEYGEVYCSVEKWCTLVSKLNARQRTRLRGTNLQNFLQIPSVQMRKCLLKYIIQKYDPIKKRFVLRPTKGDISLQTDDVFHIFGLVNKGKDVMKALGKMNEYAKEMVPSKFVDARSGEIVIDQLINNIVSSGTYDDDFVRRAVLVLIGTIIAPHSTRHVPHFLYQLVEDVDAIKSYNWNAFTLRVCIEGITKTVKDVKKFKWPVGNLALIQYMYWEKVQPTSVETFDPLLSEYPLMVNWSKMEAKKRDIYDNENDRGHGTIDDLISEQYRHARIAKEAIIEEEDTEPPSPKGGGRTRKGCKPTASSSRGGTKEHFMKCIRDMQKEIRLIPEKCAEILLEKLSKKGLLVKRSGDFRDERAFEDESDELVRKYKPKYHTEVTSSPLEERAEEKMDASFTGPNGTNFPNDEGMQSGTPGKGVENDPFIIEDNGSPKEASPSLGTNDFPSLTRNPQKENAVSVGSSAENSAEGTYPSPTTICKDANNNGTEEHDGKRKRQQSKYCRSPFIIEDGPRKLVKKVCFVYVMFSLVRTLWMRIT; translated from the exons ATGCAGGAGAATCCATCGGGGGTCAAACCCTTAGATTACGACTCCACGATTTCCACGCCCGCCTCCTCCACGATCGCCACGCCCCGACTCCAGCCGCCAACCGCCAtcagccccgccgcccgccgccatccagccccgtcgcctgccgccggcCGCCATCAGCCCGCCGCCCGCCTCCCCCCGCCAGCAGCCCCTccgcccgcctccagccggccccGCGGCAAGACGCTAGCAAGCAGCCGCCAGCAGCCCCGCCGCCTCCACGAACGGGCGCCTGCGTCCACGAACGGCCGCCGCCTCGACGACCGATCCCGCCACGTCGACGATCCGCAGGTCGCCGTCACGTCCACGATCCGTCCCCCGCACGAACAACCCCGGCCCCGAAG TATGGAAGAATACGGAGAAGTTTATTGCTCCGTGGAGAAGTGGTGCACGCTGGTCAGCAAGTTAAACGCCAGGCAACGAACGCGGCTACGTGGCACCAACTTGCAGAATTTCTTGCAGATACCTAGCGTGCAAATGCGAAAATGTTTGCTGAAATACATCATTCAAAAATATGACCCGATTAAAAAAAGATTCGTGTTGCGTCCGACAAAAGGTGACATATCCTTACAGACGGATGATGTCTTTCATATTTTTGGCCTTGTGAATAAGGGCAAAGATGTTATGAAGGCATTAGGTAAAATGAACGAGTACGCGAAGGAAATGGTTCCTTCTAAGTTTGTAGACGCGCGAAGTGGAGAAATAGTGATCGATCAGTTGATCAACAACATAGTTTCAAGTGGGACGTATGATGACGACTTTGTGCGGCGAGCGGTATTAGTCCTCATTGGCACAATAATAGCACCGCACTCCACCAGACATGTTCCACATTTTCTTTACCAGTTGGTGGAGGACGTCGATGCCATAAAATCATATAACTGGAATGCGTTCACGTTACGCGTCTGCATTGAAGGAATCACAAAGACTGTTAAAGATGTTAAAAAGTTCAAGTGGCCTGTTGGAAACCTGGCGCTCATCCAG TACATGTACTGGGAGAAGGTGCAGCCAACTTCAGTAGAAACATTCGATCCTTTGTTGTCGGAGTACCCATTGATGGTAAATTGGTCCAAAATGGAGGCTAAGAAGCGTGACATATATGACAACGAGAACGACCGTGGTCATGGCACG ATTGATGATTTAATAAGCGAACAGTATAGACATGCCAGAATAGCAAAAGAAGCAATAATCGAAGAGGAAGATACCGAGCCACCTTCACCTAAAGGTGGAGGCAGAACTAGAAAAGGTTGTAAGCCCACAGCTTCATCGAGCAGAGGCGGTACGAAAGAACACTTCATGAAATGCATAAGAGATATGCAGAAAGAGATACGTCTAATTCCTGAGAAATGTGCTGAG ATATTGCTCGAGAAGCTAAGTAAGAAGGGTTTGCTGGTGAAGCGAAGTGGGGACTTCCGTGATGAGCGCGCTTTTGAGGACGAAAGTGATGAGTTGGTGAGAAAGTACAAGCCAAAGTATCATACGGAAGTTACTTCATCTCCTCTGGAAGAACGCGCGGAGGAGAAGATGGATGCATCCTTCACGGGTCCAAATGGTACGAACTTTCCCAATGACGAAGGCATGCAATCCGGTACACCCGGTAAAGGTGTTGAAAACGACCCCTTTATTATTGAGGATAATGGTTCACCCAAGGAAGCATCACCATCATTAGGCACGAATGATTTTCCTTCTCTTACTAGAAACCCACAGAAAGAAAATGCAGTATCAGTCGGGTCTAGTGCTGAAAATTCAGCGGAAGGTACTTACCCTAGTCCGACAACAATCTGTAAGGACGCGAATAATAATGGGACTGAGGAGCATGATGGGAAGCGGAAACGCCAACAGTCAAAGTATTGTCGGTCCCCCTTTATTATTGAGGATGGTCCACGCAAACTTGTGAAAAAA GTCTGTTTCGTATACGTGATGTTCTCCTTAGTACGGACTTTATGGATGAGAATCACATAG
- the LOC123115500 gene encoding protein FAR1-RELATED SEQUENCE 5-like: MDEETSFTAHDNGTNDVGRADNDPSNEEDDSSDNDSWSSYDILPSEDFSNNEHGADSENEDVDVGNEQNNFEESWADNLSQEGSDGPDGGDDEAEMDIEEAQYQQRVLETHWKVMAMTFRSQGDAYIFYNRHAKEHGFSIMDDHNHAMARPDEVPFLWSHRRIGDGTRAEILAMQGAGIRKHIIVDNFISRYGSYDKCGLIRRDVYNLCCKEKMKLIAKGDAEMAVGIMSSRQAKDLDFFFEYELDKEGRLKCMFWCDAQSRRDYQDYGDVVVFDSTYKMNRYGMPFVPFVGVNNHRCTTVFGCAIVSDETEATYVWLLQTFMRANCQQKPKSIITDGDAAMLRAIRSVLSDVLHRICSWHIEKNMQRHLNYKSLDEFRSLLYYATSEENFEERWTAFVNK, translated from the exons ATGGACGAAGAAACCTCATTTACGGCCCATGATAATGGTACAAATGATGTCGGTCGGGCCGATAACGATCCTAGTAATGAAGAAGATGACAGCAGCGATAACGATTCATGGTCATCATATGATATCTTACCTTCAGAGGATTTTTCAAATAATGAACATGGTGCAGACAGTGAAAAC GAAGATGTGGACGTTGGGAATGAGCAAAATAATTTTGAGGAATCGTGGGCCGATAACTTGAGCCAG GAGGGTTCAGATGGTCCCGATGGTGGTGACGACGAAGCAGAGATGGACATTGAGGAGGCTCAATACCAGCAGCGCGTGTTGGAGACACATTGGAAGGTCATGGCTATGACTTTTCGGTCACAAGGGGATGCATATATATTCTACAACAGGCACGCCAAAGAACATGGGTTCAGCATCATGGATGATCACAACCATGCGATGGCTCGACCCGACGAGGTTCCTTTTTTGTGGTCACATAGACGGATTGGAGATGGCACGAGGGCAGAGATACTGGCTATGCAAGGGGCTGGAATCAGGAAGCATATAATTGTGGACAACTTCATCAGTAGGTACGGTTCGTACGACAAATGCGGACTTATTAGGCGGGACGTGTACAATCTTTGCTGCAAAGAGAAGATGAAGCTCATAGCAAAGGGTGATGCTGAGATGGCAGTGGGCATTATGAGCAGCAGACAGGCGAAGGACCTAGACTTCTTCTTCGAGTACGAGCTAGATAAGGAAGGGCGGTTGAAGTGTATGTTTTGGTGCGATGCACAGTCGCGGAGGGACTATCAGGACTACGGAGATGTGGTCGTGTTTGACAGCACGTATAAGATGAACAGATATGGTATGCCGTTCGTCCCCTTCGTCGGTGTTAATAACCACCGTTGCACAACAGTTTTTGGGTGCGCCATTGTTTCCGATGAGACCGAAGCGACGTATGTGTGGCTGCTCCAGACTTTTATGAGGGCAAACTGTCAGCAGAAGCCAAAGTCAATTATCACAGACGGTGACGCTGCAATGCTCCGAGCGATTCGGAGTGTCCTTTCAGATGTGCTCCATCGTATTTGCTCGTGGCATATCGAGAAAAATATGCAGAGGCACCTAAATTACAAGTCACTAGATGAGTTTAGATCGCTCCTGTACTATGCCACCTCTGAAGAGAACTTTGAGGAGAGATGGACCGCCTTTGTCAATAAATGA